In a single window of the Fundulus heteroclitus isolate FHET01 unplaced genomic scaffold, MU-UCD_Fhet_4.1 scaffold_67, whole genome shotgun sequence genome:
- the pcdh10a gene encoding protocadherin-10 isoform X1 translates to MCTWRVTEEMVGFILLLSILNGALCQLHYSVPEEQEPGTVVGNIAEDLGLDITKLSARRFQTVPSSRTPYLEVNLENGALVVKEKIDREEICRQTIPCLLHLEVFLENPLELFRVEIEVMDINDNPPSFPETDISVEISESAIPGTRFPVENAFDPDVGTNALSTYAITNNNYFYLDVQTQSDGTKFAELVLEKPLDREQQAVHRYVLTAVDGGVPQRTGTALLVVKVLDSNDNAPMFFESVYTINLPENSPVGTLVIQLNATDVDEGLNGEIVYSFSSHNTPRIKDLFNIDARTGRIEVAGEVDYEESNTHQINVQAKDMGANAVPAHCKVLVKLLDENDNTPEIGFSTVTESVSEQDAPGTVIALFSVSDRDSGENGQMSCEILGDVPFKLKSSFKNYYTIVTDGSLDRENTDSYTITVVAKDKGRPSLATSKSIKVHVSDENDNAPRFTQAAYDVYVTENNVPGAFIHAVSAVDPDIGQNALITYSILECDIHGMSVDTYVSINQDTGYLYALRSFDFEQLKEFSFMVQAKDSGAVELFSNATVNVIIVDQNDNAPSVTAPIGKNGTAKEPLPRSAEPGYLVTRIGATDADDGENARLSYSILRGNEMGMFRMDWRTGELRTARRISPKRDPQGFYDLLIEVRDHGQPPLSSSASVSVILVDSVVEGRNGDRSSASKAKETSLDLTLILIIALGSVSFIFLLAMIVLAVRCQKDKKLNLYTCLLAGDCCLCCGSCCSRQSRGRKQKKLSKSDIMLVQSTNVTTGVGPVGQVPVEESGVGSVGGGFGSHHHQNQNSYCYQVCLTPESAKTDLMFLKPCSPSRSNDADHTNPCGAIVTGYSDQQPDIISNGSILSSETKHQRAELSYLVDRPRRVNSSAFQEADIVSSKDSGHGDSEQGDSDHDATNRGHSAGADLFSNCTEECKALGHSDRCWMPSFVPSDGRQGPDYRSNLHVPGMDATLPDTEVPCSVDLSNQLTMTSSTASSNDRSFSTFGKDGQRSQSHHSLQNHLHQQQQQYSSSTLERKEYDRGTLPYKPTFLCEYQYETSLGPYDFGLVQYRN, encoded by the exons atGTGCACCTGGAGAGTGACAGAGGAGATGGTTGGGTTTATACTCCTGCTCTCCATTCTGAATGGAGCTTTATGTCAGCTGCACTACTCCGTGCCAGAAGAGCAAGAGCCTGGCACCGTGGTTGGGAATATTGCAGAAGATTTAGGCTTGGACATCACCAAACTTTCCGCTCGCCGCTTCCAGACGGTGCCAAGTTCGCGGACACCTTACCTGGAGGTAAACTTGGAGAACGGCGCGCTGGTGGTGAAGGAAAAAATAGACCGGGAAGAAATCTGTAGGCAAACCATCCCGTGCCTGCTGCACCTGGAGGTGTTTTTGGAGAACCCACTGGAGCTCTTCCGCGTGGAGATCGAGGTGATGGATATCAACGACAATCCGCCCAGCTTCCCGGAAACGGACATTTCCGTGGAAATATCTGAGAGTGCCATACCTGGGACGCGTTTCCCGGTGGAGAACGCCTTCGACCCCGACGTTGGCACAAATGCACTCAGCACGTATGCTATAACCAACAATAACTATTTTTACCTCGACGTGCAGACACAGAGCGACGGTACCAAATTCGCGGAGCTGGTGCTGGAGAAGCCGCTGGACAGGGAGCAGCAGGCGGTTCACCGCTACGTGCTGACGGCTGTGGACGGGGGCGTCCCGCAGCGGACCGGTACGGCTCTATTAGTCGTTAAAGTTCTGGACTCTAATGACAACGCCCCcatgttttttgagtctgtgtATACAATTAATCTGCCCGAAAACTCACCGGTGGGGACTCTGGTCATTCAGCTCAACGCTACGGATGTAGACGAGGGACTAAACGGAGAAATAGTTTATTCATTCAGCAGTCACAACACCCCGCGGATAAAGGACTTGTTCAACATTGACGCCAGAACAGGCAGGATAGAAGTGGCGGGTGAGGTGGACTATGAAGAAAGCAATACGCACCAGATCAACGTCCAGGCGAAAGATATGGGTGCCAACGCCGTCCCTGCGCACTGCAAAGTGCTGGTCAAACTCCTGGACGAGAACGACAACACGCCGGAGATTGGCTTCAGCACGGTAACTGAGTCTGTAAGCGAGCAGGACGCCCCGGGCACCGTCATTGCCCTCTTCAGCGTCTCGGACCGAGACTCGGGTGAGAATGGTCAGATGAGCTGTGAGATTCTGGGCGACGTCCCATTTAAGCTGAAGTCGTCTTTTAAAAACTACTACACTATCGTGACTGATGGCTCGCTGGATAGAGAGAACACGGACTCATACACCATCACAGTCGTGGCCAAAGATAAAGGACGTCCCTCGCTGGCAACCAGCAAATCAATCAAAGTGCATGTCTCCGACGAGAACGACAACGCGCCCCGCTTTACGCAGGCTGCTTATGATGTGTATGTGACTGAGAATAACGTGCCGGGCGCTTTCATTCACGCAGTGAGCGCCGTGGACCCTGATATAGGACAGAATGCGCTAATTACCTACTCCATATTGGAGTGTGATATCCATGGCATGTCTGTGGACACGTATGTCTCAATAAACCAAGACACTGGCTACCTTTACGCGCTGCGCTCTTTCGATTTCGAACAGCTGAAAGAGTTTAGCTTCATGGTTCAGGCTAAGGACTCAGGTGCTGTCGAGCTGTTCTCCAACGCCACTGTTAACGTGATCATAGTCGACCAAAATGATAACGCTCCCAGTGTCACTGCTCCTATAGGTAAAAACGGCACAGCCAAAGAGCCCTTGCCGCGCTCCGCGGAGCCTGGATACCTGGTGACACGTATCGGGGCCACGGACGCAGATGATGGCGAAAACGCACGGCTGTCATACAGCATCCTGCGGGGCAACGAGATGGGAATGTTTCGCATGGACTGGAGGACAGGAGAGCTGAGAACAGCGCGCAGGATCTCCCCCAAGCGGGACCCACAGGGCTTTTACGACCTGCTTATCGAGGTGAGGGACCACGGGCAGCCCCCCCTATCCTCTTCCGCCAGTGTGAGCGTAATACTAGTTGACAGCGTGGTGGAGGGCCGCAATGGGGACCGCAGTTCAGCCTCCAAGGCGAAAGAGACGTCACTTGATCTCACCCTTATTCTCATCATCGCCTTGGGGTCCGTTTCCTTTATATTCCTCCTGGCCATGATCGTGTTGGCCGTGCGCTGCCAAAAGGACAAGAAGCTCAACCTGTACACGTGCCTGCTGGCCGGCGACTGCTGTCTGTGCTGCGGCTCCTGCTGCAGTAGGCAGAGCCGCGGCAGAAAGCAGAAAAAGCTGAGCAAATCCGACATCATGCTGGTTCAGAGCACCAATGTGACCACGGGGGTTGGACCCGTTGGGCAGGTGCCTGTGGAGGAGTCTGGGGTGGGGAGCGTCGGAGGCGGGTTTGGCTCCCACCatcaccagaaccagaactcctATTGCTATCAGGTGTGCCTGACACCGGAGTCCGCCAAGACGGATCTGATGTTCCTTAAGCCGTGTAGCCCATCCCGCAGCAACGACGCAGATCACACTAACCCATGCGGGGCCATAGTCACCGGCTACAGTGATCAGCAACCGGACATTATATCCAACGGCAGCATTCTATCCAGTGAG ACAAAACATCAACGAGCAGAACTCAGCTATCTGGTGGACAGACCCAGGCGTGTCAACAG TTCTGCATTTCAAGAAGCAGATATTGTCAGTTCTAAAGACAGTGGTCACGGCGACAGTGAACAGGGCGACAGCGATCACGACGCAACAAACCGGGGTCACTCAGCTG GTGCTGACCTGTTCTCCAACTGCACAGAGGAGTGCAAGGCCCTGGGTCACTCTGACCGCTGCTGGATGCCATCCTTTGTGCCATCAGACGGGCGCCAAGGGCCGGATTACCGCAGCAATCTTCATGTCCCCGGCATGGATGCCACGCTACCCGACACTGAGGTACCCTGCTCCGTCGACCTCTCCAACCAACTCACCATGACCTCTTCCACTGCCTCGTCCAACGATAGGTCATTCTCCACCTTTGGCAAGGACGGTCAAAGATCACAGTCACACCACAGCCTTCAAAATCACCTCcatcagcaacagcagcagtaCAGCTCCAGCACGCTAGAGAGGAAAGAGTATGATAGGGGGACCCTACCATACAAACCAACCTTTCTCTGTGAGTATCAGTATGAAACCTCGCTGGGACCCTACGACTTTGGTCTGGTCCAGTACAGAAACTAA
- the pcdh10a gene encoding protocadherin-10 isoform X2 produces the protein MCTWRVTEEMVGFILLLSILNGALCQLHYSVPEEQEPGTVVGNIAEDLGLDITKLSARRFQTVPSSRTPYLEVNLENGALVVKEKIDREEICRQTIPCLLHLEVFLENPLELFRVEIEVMDINDNPPSFPETDISVEISESAIPGTRFPVENAFDPDVGTNALSTYAITNNNYFYLDVQTQSDGTKFAELVLEKPLDREQQAVHRYVLTAVDGGVPQRTGTALLVVKVLDSNDNAPMFFESVYTINLPENSPVGTLVIQLNATDVDEGLNGEIVYSFSSHNTPRIKDLFNIDARTGRIEVAGEVDYEESNTHQINVQAKDMGANAVPAHCKVLVKLLDENDNTPEIGFSTVTESVSEQDAPGTVIALFSVSDRDSGENGQMSCEILGDVPFKLKSSFKNYYTIVTDGSLDRENTDSYTITVVAKDKGRPSLATSKSIKVHVSDENDNAPRFTQAAYDVYVTENNVPGAFIHAVSAVDPDIGQNALITYSILECDIHGMSVDTYVSINQDTGYLYALRSFDFEQLKEFSFMVQAKDSGAVELFSNATVNVIIVDQNDNAPSVTAPIGKNGTAKEPLPRSAEPGYLVTRIGATDADDGENARLSYSILRGNEMGMFRMDWRTGELRTARRISPKRDPQGFYDLLIEVRDHGQPPLSSSASVSVILVDSVVEGRNGDRSSASKAKETSLDLTLILIIALGSVSFIFLLAMIVLAVRCQKDKKLNLYTCLLAGDCCLCCGSCCSRQSRGRKQKKLSKSDIMLVQSTNVTTGVGPVGQVPVEESGVGSVGGGFGSHHHQNQNSYCYQVCLTPESAKTDLMFLKPCSPSRSNDADHTNPCGAIVTGYSDQQPDIISNGSILSSETKHQRAELSYLVDRPRRVNSSAFQEADIVSSKDSGHGDSEQGDSDHDATNRGHSAGADLFSNCTEECKALGHSDRCWMPSFVPSDGRQGPDYRSNLHVPGMDATLPDTEVPCSVDLSNQLTMTSSTASSNDRSFSTFGKDGQRSQSHHSLQNHLHQQQQQYSSSTLERKEYDRGTLPYKPTFLSRKRIC, from the exons atGTGCACCTGGAGAGTGACAGAGGAGATGGTTGGGTTTATACTCCTGCTCTCCATTCTGAATGGAGCTTTATGTCAGCTGCACTACTCCGTGCCAGAAGAGCAAGAGCCTGGCACCGTGGTTGGGAATATTGCAGAAGATTTAGGCTTGGACATCACCAAACTTTCCGCTCGCCGCTTCCAGACGGTGCCAAGTTCGCGGACACCTTACCTGGAGGTAAACTTGGAGAACGGCGCGCTGGTGGTGAAGGAAAAAATAGACCGGGAAGAAATCTGTAGGCAAACCATCCCGTGCCTGCTGCACCTGGAGGTGTTTTTGGAGAACCCACTGGAGCTCTTCCGCGTGGAGATCGAGGTGATGGATATCAACGACAATCCGCCCAGCTTCCCGGAAACGGACATTTCCGTGGAAATATCTGAGAGTGCCATACCTGGGACGCGTTTCCCGGTGGAGAACGCCTTCGACCCCGACGTTGGCACAAATGCACTCAGCACGTATGCTATAACCAACAATAACTATTTTTACCTCGACGTGCAGACACAGAGCGACGGTACCAAATTCGCGGAGCTGGTGCTGGAGAAGCCGCTGGACAGGGAGCAGCAGGCGGTTCACCGCTACGTGCTGACGGCTGTGGACGGGGGCGTCCCGCAGCGGACCGGTACGGCTCTATTAGTCGTTAAAGTTCTGGACTCTAATGACAACGCCCCcatgttttttgagtctgtgtATACAATTAATCTGCCCGAAAACTCACCGGTGGGGACTCTGGTCATTCAGCTCAACGCTACGGATGTAGACGAGGGACTAAACGGAGAAATAGTTTATTCATTCAGCAGTCACAACACCCCGCGGATAAAGGACTTGTTCAACATTGACGCCAGAACAGGCAGGATAGAAGTGGCGGGTGAGGTGGACTATGAAGAAAGCAATACGCACCAGATCAACGTCCAGGCGAAAGATATGGGTGCCAACGCCGTCCCTGCGCACTGCAAAGTGCTGGTCAAACTCCTGGACGAGAACGACAACACGCCGGAGATTGGCTTCAGCACGGTAACTGAGTCTGTAAGCGAGCAGGACGCCCCGGGCACCGTCATTGCCCTCTTCAGCGTCTCGGACCGAGACTCGGGTGAGAATGGTCAGATGAGCTGTGAGATTCTGGGCGACGTCCCATTTAAGCTGAAGTCGTCTTTTAAAAACTACTACACTATCGTGACTGATGGCTCGCTGGATAGAGAGAACACGGACTCATACACCATCACAGTCGTGGCCAAAGATAAAGGACGTCCCTCGCTGGCAACCAGCAAATCAATCAAAGTGCATGTCTCCGACGAGAACGACAACGCGCCCCGCTTTACGCAGGCTGCTTATGATGTGTATGTGACTGAGAATAACGTGCCGGGCGCTTTCATTCACGCAGTGAGCGCCGTGGACCCTGATATAGGACAGAATGCGCTAATTACCTACTCCATATTGGAGTGTGATATCCATGGCATGTCTGTGGACACGTATGTCTCAATAAACCAAGACACTGGCTACCTTTACGCGCTGCGCTCTTTCGATTTCGAACAGCTGAAAGAGTTTAGCTTCATGGTTCAGGCTAAGGACTCAGGTGCTGTCGAGCTGTTCTCCAACGCCACTGTTAACGTGATCATAGTCGACCAAAATGATAACGCTCCCAGTGTCACTGCTCCTATAGGTAAAAACGGCACAGCCAAAGAGCCCTTGCCGCGCTCCGCGGAGCCTGGATACCTGGTGACACGTATCGGGGCCACGGACGCAGATGATGGCGAAAACGCACGGCTGTCATACAGCATCCTGCGGGGCAACGAGATGGGAATGTTTCGCATGGACTGGAGGACAGGAGAGCTGAGAACAGCGCGCAGGATCTCCCCCAAGCGGGACCCACAGGGCTTTTACGACCTGCTTATCGAGGTGAGGGACCACGGGCAGCCCCCCCTATCCTCTTCCGCCAGTGTGAGCGTAATACTAGTTGACAGCGTGGTGGAGGGCCGCAATGGGGACCGCAGTTCAGCCTCCAAGGCGAAAGAGACGTCACTTGATCTCACCCTTATTCTCATCATCGCCTTGGGGTCCGTTTCCTTTATATTCCTCCTGGCCATGATCGTGTTGGCCGTGCGCTGCCAAAAGGACAAGAAGCTCAACCTGTACACGTGCCTGCTGGCCGGCGACTGCTGTCTGTGCTGCGGCTCCTGCTGCAGTAGGCAGAGCCGCGGCAGAAAGCAGAAAAAGCTGAGCAAATCCGACATCATGCTGGTTCAGAGCACCAATGTGACCACGGGGGTTGGACCCGTTGGGCAGGTGCCTGTGGAGGAGTCTGGGGTGGGGAGCGTCGGAGGCGGGTTTGGCTCCCACCatcaccagaaccagaactcctATTGCTATCAGGTGTGCCTGACACCGGAGTCCGCCAAGACGGATCTGATGTTCCTTAAGCCGTGTAGCCCATCCCGCAGCAACGACGCAGATCACACTAACCCATGCGGGGCCATAGTCACCGGCTACAGTGATCAGCAACCGGACATTATATCCAACGGCAGCATTCTATCCAGTGAG ACAAAACATCAACGAGCAGAACTCAGCTATCTGGTGGACAGACCCAGGCGTGTCAACAG TTCTGCATTTCAAGAAGCAGATATTGTCAGTTCTAAAGACAGTGGTCACGGCGACAGTGAACAGGGCGACAGCGATCACGACGCAACAAACCGGGGTCACTCAGCTG GTGCTGACCTGTTCTCCAACTGCACAGAGGAGTGCAAGGCCCTGGGTCACTCTGACCGCTGCTGGATGCCATCCTTTGTGCCATCAGACGGGCGCCAAGGGCCGGATTACCGCAGCAATCTTCATGTCCCCGGCATGGATGCCACGCTACCCGACACTGAGGTACCCTGCTCCGTCGACCTCTCCAACCAACTCACCATGACCTCTTCCACTGCCTCGTCCAACGATAGGTCATTCTCCACCTTTGGCAAGGACGGTCAAAGATCACAGTCACACCACAGCCTTCAAAATCACCTCcatcagcaacagcagcagtaCAGCTCCAGCACGCTAGAGAGGAAAGAGTATGATAGGGGGACCCTACCATACAAACCAACCTTTCTCT CCCGCAAAAGGATTTGCTAG
- the pcdh10a gene encoding protocadherin-10 isoform X3, with product MCTWRVTEEMVGFILLLSILNGALCQLHYSVPEEQEPGTVVGNIAEDLGLDITKLSARRFQTVPSSRTPYLEVNLENGALVVKEKIDREEICRQTIPCLLHLEVFLENPLELFRVEIEVMDINDNPPSFPETDISVEISESAIPGTRFPVENAFDPDVGTNALSTYAITNNNYFYLDVQTQSDGTKFAELVLEKPLDREQQAVHRYVLTAVDGGVPQRTGTALLVVKVLDSNDNAPMFFESVYTINLPENSPVGTLVIQLNATDVDEGLNGEIVYSFSSHNTPRIKDLFNIDARTGRIEVAGEVDYEESNTHQINVQAKDMGANAVPAHCKVLVKLLDENDNTPEIGFSTVTESVSEQDAPGTVIALFSVSDRDSGENGQMSCEILGDVPFKLKSSFKNYYTIVTDGSLDRENTDSYTITVVAKDKGRPSLATSKSIKVHVSDENDNAPRFTQAAYDVYVTENNVPGAFIHAVSAVDPDIGQNALITYSILECDIHGMSVDTYVSINQDTGYLYALRSFDFEQLKEFSFMVQAKDSGAVELFSNATVNVIIVDQNDNAPSVTAPIGKNGTAKEPLPRSAEPGYLVTRIGATDADDGENARLSYSILRGNEMGMFRMDWRTGELRTARRISPKRDPQGFYDLLIEVRDHGQPPLSSSASVSVILVDSVVEGRNGDRSSASKAKETSLDLTLILIIALGSVSFIFLLAMIVLAVRCQKDKKLNLYTCLLAGDCCLCCGSCCSRQSRGRKQKKLSKSDIMLVQSTNVTTGVGPVGQVPVEESGVGSVGGGFGSHHHQNQNSYCYQVCLTPESAKTDLMFLKPCSPSRSNDADHTNPCGAIVTGYSDQQPDIISNGSILSSETKHQRAELSYLVDRPRRVNSSAFQEADIVSSKDSGHGDSEQGDSDHDATNRGHSAGADLFSNCTEECKALGHSDRCWMPSFVPSDGRQGPDYRSNLHVPGMDATLPDTEPAKGFASSFHVDLSETA from the exons atGTGCACCTGGAGAGTGACAGAGGAGATGGTTGGGTTTATACTCCTGCTCTCCATTCTGAATGGAGCTTTATGTCAGCTGCACTACTCCGTGCCAGAAGAGCAAGAGCCTGGCACCGTGGTTGGGAATATTGCAGAAGATTTAGGCTTGGACATCACCAAACTTTCCGCTCGCCGCTTCCAGACGGTGCCAAGTTCGCGGACACCTTACCTGGAGGTAAACTTGGAGAACGGCGCGCTGGTGGTGAAGGAAAAAATAGACCGGGAAGAAATCTGTAGGCAAACCATCCCGTGCCTGCTGCACCTGGAGGTGTTTTTGGAGAACCCACTGGAGCTCTTCCGCGTGGAGATCGAGGTGATGGATATCAACGACAATCCGCCCAGCTTCCCGGAAACGGACATTTCCGTGGAAATATCTGAGAGTGCCATACCTGGGACGCGTTTCCCGGTGGAGAACGCCTTCGACCCCGACGTTGGCACAAATGCACTCAGCACGTATGCTATAACCAACAATAACTATTTTTACCTCGACGTGCAGACACAGAGCGACGGTACCAAATTCGCGGAGCTGGTGCTGGAGAAGCCGCTGGACAGGGAGCAGCAGGCGGTTCACCGCTACGTGCTGACGGCTGTGGACGGGGGCGTCCCGCAGCGGACCGGTACGGCTCTATTAGTCGTTAAAGTTCTGGACTCTAATGACAACGCCCCcatgttttttgagtctgtgtATACAATTAATCTGCCCGAAAACTCACCGGTGGGGACTCTGGTCATTCAGCTCAACGCTACGGATGTAGACGAGGGACTAAACGGAGAAATAGTTTATTCATTCAGCAGTCACAACACCCCGCGGATAAAGGACTTGTTCAACATTGACGCCAGAACAGGCAGGATAGAAGTGGCGGGTGAGGTGGACTATGAAGAAAGCAATACGCACCAGATCAACGTCCAGGCGAAAGATATGGGTGCCAACGCCGTCCCTGCGCACTGCAAAGTGCTGGTCAAACTCCTGGACGAGAACGACAACACGCCGGAGATTGGCTTCAGCACGGTAACTGAGTCTGTAAGCGAGCAGGACGCCCCGGGCACCGTCATTGCCCTCTTCAGCGTCTCGGACCGAGACTCGGGTGAGAATGGTCAGATGAGCTGTGAGATTCTGGGCGACGTCCCATTTAAGCTGAAGTCGTCTTTTAAAAACTACTACACTATCGTGACTGATGGCTCGCTGGATAGAGAGAACACGGACTCATACACCATCACAGTCGTGGCCAAAGATAAAGGACGTCCCTCGCTGGCAACCAGCAAATCAATCAAAGTGCATGTCTCCGACGAGAACGACAACGCGCCCCGCTTTACGCAGGCTGCTTATGATGTGTATGTGACTGAGAATAACGTGCCGGGCGCTTTCATTCACGCAGTGAGCGCCGTGGACCCTGATATAGGACAGAATGCGCTAATTACCTACTCCATATTGGAGTGTGATATCCATGGCATGTCTGTGGACACGTATGTCTCAATAAACCAAGACACTGGCTACCTTTACGCGCTGCGCTCTTTCGATTTCGAACAGCTGAAAGAGTTTAGCTTCATGGTTCAGGCTAAGGACTCAGGTGCTGTCGAGCTGTTCTCCAACGCCACTGTTAACGTGATCATAGTCGACCAAAATGATAACGCTCCCAGTGTCACTGCTCCTATAGGTAAAAACGGCACAGCCAAAGAGCCCTTGCCGCGCTCCGCGGAGCCTGGATACCTGGTGACACGTATCGGGGCCACGGACGCAGATGATGGCGAAAACGCACGGCTGTCATACAGCATCCTGCGGGGCAACGAGATGGGAATGTTTCGCATGGACTGGAGGACAGGAGAGCTGAGAACAGCGCGCAGGATCTCCCCCAAGCGGGACCCACAGGGCTTTTACGACCTGCTTATCGAGGTGAGGGACCACGGGCAGCCCCCCCTATCCTCTTCCGCCAGTGTGAGCGTAATACTAGTTGACAGCGTGGTGGAGGGCCGCAATGGGGACCGCAGTTCAGCCTCCAAGGCGAAAGAGACGTCACTTGATCTCACCCTTATTCTCATCATCGCCTTGGGGTCCGTTTCCTTTATATTCCTCCTGGCCATGATCGTGTTGGCCGTGCGCTGCCAAAAGGACAAGAAGCTCAACCTGTACACGTGCCTGCTGGCCGGCGACTGCTGTCTGTGCTGCGGCTCCTGCTGCAGTAGGCAGAGCCGCGGCAGAAAGCAGAAAAAGCTGAGCAAATCCGACATCATGCTGGTTCAGAGCACCAATGTGACCACGGGGGTTGGACCCGTTGGGCAGGTGCCTGTGGAGGAGTCTGGGGTGGGGAGCGTCGGAGGCGGGTTTGGCTCCCACCatcaccagaaccagaactcctATTGCTATCAGGTGTGCCTGACACCGGAGTCCGCCAAGACGGATCTGATGTTCCTTAAGCCGTGTAGCCCATCCCGCAGCAACGACGCAGATCACACTAACCCATGCGGGGCCATAGTCACCGGCTACAGTGATCAGCAACCGGACATTATATCCAACGGCAGCATTCTATCCAGTGAG ACAAAACATCAACGAGCAGAACTCAGCTATCTGGTGGACAGACCCAGGCGTGTCAACAG TTCTGCATTTCAAGAAGCAGATATTGTCAGTTCTAAAGACAGTGGTCACGGCGACAGTGAACAGGGCGACAGCGATCACGACGCAACAAACCGGGGTCACTCAGCTG GTGCTGACCTGTTCTCCAACTGCACAGAGGAGTGCAAGGCCCTGGGTCACTCTGACCGCTGCTGGATGCCATCCTTTGTGCCATCAGACGGGCGCCAAGGGCCGGATTACCGCAGCAATCTTCATGTCCCCGGCATGGATGCCACGCTACCCGACACTGAG CCCGCAAAAGGATTTGCTAGCTCATTCCACGTAGACCTGTCGGAGACAGCGTGA